A single region of the Chrysoperla carnea chromosome 5, inChrCarn1.1, whole genome shotgun sequence genome encodes:
- the LOC123300004 gene encoding uncharacterized protein LOC123300004, with the protein MRTNQYFLLFIFCISVNASEGPKNCSIDNVNGAICDENETCSEINKSSKIGICKCKADYERSKHNQSCIHVQPLVTTLKPITTKDTLVAVEEISSKTDVLSVSLIILLLAFGFVFGIYYGEKKFGIVTRLRIRLSRNNTYDEVLIGQDDDDDPPIA; encoded by the exons atgagaacaaatcaatactttttactatttatattttgtatatcagTGAACGCATCTGAAG GaccaaaaaattgttcaattgatAATGTAAACGGGGCGATTTGTGATGAGAATGAAACATGctctgaaataaataaatcatcaaaaattggAATTTGTAAATGTAAAGCTGACTATGAACGTTCCAAGCACAATCAATCATGCATTCACGTACAACCACTTGTGACAACACTAAAACCGATCACAACAAAGGATACACTTGTTGCCGTCGAAGAAATCTCGAGTAAAACAGATGTATTAAGTGTatcattgataattttattattagcatTTGGATttgtttttggaatttattatggggagaaaaaatttggaattgtTACACGATTACGTATCCGACTCAGTCGAAATAATACGTATGATGAAGTCTTAATTGGacaagatgatgatgatgatccTCCAATagcgtaa